One part of the Vibrio palustris genome encodes these proteins:
- a CDS encoding secondary thiamine-phosphate synthase enzyme YjbQ, with protein sequence MWQQHRIQLRAYPRGFHLITREIEKQVPEIASISVGLLHVFIQHTSASLTINENADPTVRDDLERHFNHSAPERAPYYQHTDEGDDDMPAHIKASTLGCSVTIPIHQGRLALGTWQGIYLGEHRNYGGERQLIATLQGE encoded by the coding sequence ATGTGGCAACAACACCGTATTCAGTTACGTGCTTATCCACGCGGCTTTCATCTGATTACTCGTGAGATAGAAAAGCAAGTCCCTGAAATCGCCTCAATCTCAGTCGGCTTATTGCATGTATTTATTCAACATACATCCGCAAGTTTAACCATTAATGAAAATGCCGACCCCACGGTTCGCGATGATCTTGAACGTCACTTCAATCACTCAGCTCCGGAGCGTGCGCCCTACTATCAGCATACCGACGAAGGGGATGATGATATGCCAGCACACATTAAAGCCTCAACGTTAGGATGCAGTGTTACTATCCCTATTCATCAGGGACGCTTAGCGTTAGGAACTTGGCAAGGTATCTACTTAGGAGAACACCGTAATTACGGCGGAGAAAGGCAGCTGATTGCGACTTTACAGGGTGAGTAA
- the priB gene encoding primosomal replication protein N has product MTNRMEISGAIAKPPIRSQSPAGVAHVRFWLEHRSTVVEADLPRQVYCRMPVVVSGQRSALFTQNLVQGSNITVSGFVAYQTGRNGVGKLVLHADNITQI; this is encoded by the coding sequence ATGACCAATCGAATGGAGATTAGCGGTGCTATCGCTAAACCTCCTATTCGGAGCCAAAGCCCCGCAGGGGTTGCTCATGTCCGTTTCTGGCTTGAGCATCGTTCTACGGTGGTGGAAGCTGATTTACCAAGACAAGTATACTGTCGTATGCCTGTGGTAGTCAGTGGGCAAAGGTCAGCGCTATTCACTCAGAATTTAGTTCAAGGCAGTAATATCACGGTAAGTGGCTTTGTTGCTTACCAAACCGGCCGAAATGGAGTCGGAAAGTTGGTATTACATGCTGATAACATTACTCAAATTTAG
- a CDS encoding DUF481 domain-containing protein — MSRIWLLSTSLVLAGMAHADDAPKVDDDQMDIKIPSPWTGQVELGYQAHSGNTESEALNGLVQASYTKGRHRTTGEWKIYKLVRENKKDKRQSVYSLQSDYKTGPKSYIYSSFQGNQSNYTAYYKDYTLSAGLGYQLMHTDTLTLEFELGPGYRYQKPNEDEIGSKDIVFTDTIREPIIRAKIHNEWAIRKNLNFYADATLVAGESNATLNSDIGITNNITDNIALKLSHSLQYYDRVPEGLKKHDGIFTVSVLVSF, encoded by the coding sequence GTGTCCAGAATTTGGCTTTTAAGCACCAGTCTAGTTTTAGCCGGAATGGCTCACGCCGATGACGCCCCTAAAGTCGATGACGACCAAATGGATATCAAGATCCCCTCACCTTGGACCGGGCAAGTTGAATTAGGCTATCAGGCTCATTCAGGTAACACGGAGAGTGAAGCCCTCAATGGTTTAGTGCAGGCCAGTTATACGAAAGGCCGCCACCGAACAACAGGCGAGTGGAAAATTTATAAACTGGTTAGAGAAAATAAAAAAGACAAAAGACAATCGGTATACTCATTACAAAGTGACTACAAAACTGGACCAAAGAGCTATATATACAGCAGTTTTCAAGGTAACCAATCCAACTATACTGCTTACTATAAAGACTATACGCTCTCTGCAGGTTTGGGTTACCAATTAATGCATACAGACACGCTGACATTAGAATTTGAATTGGGTCCAGGTTATCGCTACCAAAAGCCCAATGAAGATGAGATTGGCTCAAAAGATATCGTCTTCACCGATACGATTCGAGAACCTATTATTCGCGCAAAAATCCATAATGAATGGGCGATACGCAAAAATCTAAATTTCTATGCGGACGCAACTTTGGTCGCTGGCGAAAGTAATGCCACGTTAAATAGTGATATTGGTATTACTAACAATATCACCGATAATATCGCCCTGAAGTTAAGCCACAGCTTGCAATATTACGATCGGGTACCTGAGGGGCTGAAAAAACACGATGGTATCTTCACCGTTAGTGTGCTTGTTTCTTTCTAA
- the rpsF gene encoding 30S ribosomal protein S6 — translation MRHYEIVFMVHPDQSEQVAGMIERYTGSITEAGGTIHRLEDWGRRQLAYPINKLHKAHYVLMNVEADQAAIDEVETAFRFNDAVLRNMVMRKKHAITEPSIMLKAKEERTKREDAPAEANAE, via the coding sequence ATGCGTCATTACGAAATCGTATTCATGGTGCACCCTGATCAAAGCGAGCAAGTTGCTGGCATGATCGAGCGTTACACTGGTTCTATCACTGAAGCTGGCGGTACTATCCACCGTCTAGAAGACTGGGGCCGCCGTCAATTGGCTTACCCAATCAACAAGCTTCACAAAGCTCACTACGTTCTTATGAACGTGGAAGCGGACCAAGCTGCAATCGACGAAGTGGAAACTGCTTTCCGTTTCAACGACGCAGTTCTACGTAACATGGTCATGCGCAAAAAACACGCTATTACAGAACCTTCTATCATGCTTAAAGCTAAAGAAGAGCGTACTAAGCGTGAAGATGCGCCAGCAGAAGCTAACGCTGAGTAA
- the rpsR gene encoding 30S ribosomal protein S18, with amino-acid sequence MARFFRRRKFCRFTAEGVQEIDYKDVATLKNYITEAGKIVPSRITGTSAKYQRQLARAIKRSRYLALLPYTDKHQ; translated from the coding sequence ATGGCTCGTTTCTTCCGTCGTCGTAAATTCTGCCGTTTTACAGCAGAAGGCGTACAAGAGATTGATTACAAAGATGTAGCAACTCTTAAGAACTACATCACTGAAGCTGGTAAAATCGTACCTAGCCGTATCACTGGTACAAGTGCTAAGTATCAGCGTCAGCTAGCGCGTGCAATCAAACGCTCTCGTTACCTAGCTCTATTGCCATACACTGACAAGCATCAGTAA
- a CDS encoding replicative DNA helicase produces MAESRNENRNRKPYDPQVDAIKVPPHSLEAEQSVIGGLLLDNERWDTVSERVVAHDFYSRPHRLIFDAVKSILEDSKPLDLITLSEHLELREHLDDVGGFAYLADLARNTPSAANINAYADIVAERAMVRNLIGVANEIADAGYDPQGRSSEDLLDLAESKVFAIAEAKTSENEGPQAVDNVLEKTLERIELLYKTPQDGVTGVDTGFTDLNKKTAGLQGSDLVIVAARPSMGKTTFAMNLCENAAMEQEKPVLIFSLEMPSEQLMMRMLASLSRVDQTKIRTGQLDDEDWARISSTMGILMEKKNMFIDDSSGLTPTEVRSRARRIAREHGGLSMIMVDYLQLMRVPSMSDNRTLEIAEISRSLKALAKELNVPVVALSQLNRSLEQRADKRPVNSDLRESGSIEQDADLIMFIYRDEVYHPDSALKGTAEIILGKQRNGPIGSVRLTFQGQYSRFDNYAGPAFDDE; encoded by the coding sequence ATGGCTGAATCCCGAAACGAAAACCGCAATCGTAAACCGTATGATCCACAAGTGGACGCGATAAAAGTCCCGCCTCACTCTTTAGAGGCCGAGCAATCTGTTATTGGGGGATTGCTGCTCGATAATGAACGTTGGGATACAGTATCAGAACGTGTTGTTGCTCATGACTTTTATAGTCGCCCGCATCGACTGATTTTTGATGCTGTAAAATCCATTTTGGAAGACAGCAAACCTCTCGACCTTATTACGTTATCTGAGCATTTAGAGCTTCGCGAACATCTTGATGATGTCGGCGGATTTGCCTATTTAGCCGATCTGGCTAGAAACACCCCAAGTGCTGCCAATATTAATGCTTATGCAGATATTGTAGCCGAAAGAGCCATGGTTCGTAACTTGATTGGTGTCGCCAATGAAATCGCGGATGCCGGTTATGATCCGCAAGGACGTTCATCAGAAGATCTTTTAGATCTGGCTGAAAGTAAAGTTTTTGCGATTGCTGAAGCAAAAACGAGCGAAAATGAAGGGCCACAAGCCGTCGATAATGTTCTAGAAAAAACGTTAGAACGTATCGAGCTGTTATATAAAACGCCACAAGATGGTGTGACAGGGGTCGATACTGGTTTTACCGACCTCAATAAGAAAACAGCAGGCCTGCAAGGCTCAGACCTCGTTATTGTGGCGGCGCGTCCATCGATGGGTAAAACCACCTTTGCGATGAACTTATGTGAAAATGCGGCGATGGAACAGGAAAAACCTGTGCTTATTTTCTCGCTAGAGATGCCGTCAGAACAGTTAATGATGCGTATGCTCGCCTCTCTATCACGAGTAGACCAGACCAAAATTCGTACCGGTCAGTTGGACGACGAGGATTGGGCGCGTATTTCTTCTACTATGGGGATCCTGATGGAGAAGAAAAACATGTTCATTGATGATAGTTCAGGTTTGACGCCGACAGAGGTACGCTCGCGTGCACGTCGTATTGCAAGAGAACATGGCGGTTTATCAATGATCATGGTCGACTATTTACAGCTAATGCGTGTCCCTTCAATGTCTGATAATCGTACGTTAGAAATTGCTGAAATTTCACGTTCATTGAAAGCGCTAGCCAAAGAGTTGAATGTGCCTGTTGTGGCATTATCACAGTTGAACCGTTCGTTGGAACAACGTGCCGATAAACGTCCAGTCAACTCAGATTTACGTGAATCTGGTTCGATTGAGCAAGATGCCGATTTGATTATGTTTATCTACCGAGATGAAGTTTATCATCCAGATAGTGCTTTAAAAGGAACCGCAGAGATTATCCTTGGTAAGCAGCGTAATGGTCCAATTGGTTCAGTACGTTTAACGTTCCAAGGTCAATACTCGCGCTTTGATAATTACGCAGGTCCGGCATTCGACGACGAATAA
- the rplI gene encoding 50S ribosomal protein L9, translating to MQVILLDKIGNLGGLGDSVHVKSGYARNFLIPQGKAVMATKANLEVFETRRAEYEAKVAEQLQAAQVRADKIEALEAIVITSKAGDEGKLFGSVGTRDIADAITAAGVDVAKSEVRLSEGALRTTGEFEINVQTHSEIFAAAKVQVVAA from the coding sequence ATGCAAGTTATTCTACTTGATAAAATCGGTAACCTAGGTGGCCTTGGCGATTCAGTTCACGTTAAGTCTGGTTACGCACGTAACTTCCTTATCCCACAAGGTAAGGCAGTAATGGCAACTAAAGCTAACCTTGAAGTTTTCGAAACTCGTCGTGCTGAATACGAAGCTAAAGTTGCTGAGCAACTTCAAGCCGCTCAAGTTCGTGCAGACAAAATCGAAGCTCTAGAAGCGATTGTTATCACTTCTAAAGCGGGTGATGAAGGTAAGTTATTTGGTTCTGTTGGTACTCGTGATATCGCTGATGCGATCACTGCAGCGGGTGTTGATGTAGCTAAAAGTGAAGTTCGTCTATCTGAAGGTGCGCTACGCACAACTGGTGAATTTGAAATTAACGTTCAAACTCACTCTGAAATTTTCGCTGCTGCGAAAGTTCAAGTTGTTGCTGCTTAA
- the fusA gene encoding elongation factor G codes for MARKTPIELYRNIGICAHVDAGKTTTTERILFYTGLSHKIGEVHDGAATMDWMEQEQERGITITSAATTTFWPGMDKQFEPHRINIIDTPGHVDFTIEVERSLRVLDGAVVVFCGSSGVEPQSETVWRQADKYHVPRLVFVNKMDRSGADFLRVVDQIKNRLGATPVPIQLNIGAEDEFSGVIDLIKMKAINWNDADQGMSYTHADIPADMLELAEEWRSHMVECAAEANEELMDKYLEEGELTEAELKFGLRQRTLNNEIVLATCGSAFKNKGVQAVLDAVVDFLPSPVEVPAIKGIDERDNEVERPADDKQPFAALAFKIATDPFVGTLSFMRVYSGVVKSGDAVYNSVKGKRERIGRIVQMHSNKREELKEIYAGDIAAAIGLKDVTTGDTLCDPNHKVVLERMEFPDPVIQIAVEPRSKADQEKMGIALGKLAAEDPSFRVETDEDTGQTLISGMGELHLDIIVDRLKREFSVNCNVGKPQVAYRETIRGTTEVEGKFVRQSGGRGQYGHVWLKLEPSEPDEGFVFVDEIVGGVIPKEYISSVSKGIEEQMNNGVLAGYPMQDVKATLFDGSYHDVDSNEMAFKIAGSMAFKNGALEANPIILEPLMKVEVTTPEDWMGDVVGDLNRRRGLIGGMDDGHAGLKIIHAKVPLAEMFGYATALRSATQGRASYSMEFSEYAEVSKNVAESIIAERG; via the coding sequence GTGGCTAGGAAAACTCCTATCGAGCTCTACCGTAATATCGGTATTTGTGCTCACGTAGATGCAGGAAAAACAACCACTACTGAGCGTATTCTGTTCTACACTGGCCTATCTCACAAAATCGGCGAAGTTCACGATGGTGCAGCCACCATGGATTGGATGGAGCAGGAGCAAGAACGCGGTATTACTATTACCTCGGCGGCGACTACGACATTCTGGCCTGGTATGGACAAGCAGTTTGAACCCCACCGCATTAACATCATCGACACTCCAGGACACGTAGACTTTACTATCGAAGTAGAGCGATCGCTTCGCGTGCTTGACGGTGCAGTGGTTGTTTTCTGTGGTTCGTCAGGTGTTGAACCTCAATCTGAAACCGTATGGCGCCAAGCTGATAAGTACCACGTTCCACGTTTGGTATTTGTTAACAAGATGGACCGTTCAGGTGCAGATTTCTTACGCGTTGTAGACCAAATTAAAAATCGTCTTGGGGCAACTCCGGTTCCTATCCAATTAAATATTGGTGCGGAAGATGAGTTCTCAGGAGTGATTGATCTTATCAAGATGAAAGCCATCAACTGGAATGATGCGGACCAGGGTATGTCTTATACTCACGCAGATATTCCGGCCGATATGCTTGAACTTGCTGAAGAATGGCGCAGCCACATGGTGGAATGCGCAGCTGAAGCAAATGAAGAATTGATGGATAAATACTTGGAAGAAGGTGAGTTAACGGAAGCAGAGCTTAAGTTCGGTTTGCGTCAACGTACTCTCAATAATGAAATCGTGTTGGCTACCTGTGGTAGCGCATTCAAAAACAAAGGTGTGCAAGCTGTGCTTGACGCCGTCGTCGATTTCTTACCTTCTCCAGTGGAAGTTCCTGCTATCAAAGGCATTGATGAGCGCGATAATGAAGTTGAGCGCCCTGCAGATGATAAACAACCATTTGCCGCTCTAGCATTTAAAATCGCGACTGACCCATTCGTGGGGACGTTATCTTTTATGCGTGTATATTCTGGTGTCGTGAAATCAGGCGATGCCGTTTATAACTCAGTAAAAGGAAAGCGTGAACGTATTGGTCGTATCGTACAGATGCATTCCAATAAGCGTGAAGAACTGAAAGAGATTTATGCAGGTGATATTGCTGCTGCTATCGGTCTGAAAGATGTCACTACTGGTGACACGCTATGCGATCCAAACCATAAAGTGGTATTGGAGCGTATGGAATTTCCCGATCCAGTGATTCAAATTGCTGTTGAACCTCGTTCTAAAGCTGACCAAGAAAAAATGGGTATCGCGCTAGGTAAACTAGCGGCGGAAGATCCATCTTTCCGCGTTGAAACAGATGAAGATACGGGACAAACGTTGATCTCTGGTATGGGTGAACTTCACCTAGATATCATTGTTGATCGTCTGAAACGTGAATTCAGTGTTAATTGCAACGTTGGTAAACCGCAGGTTGCTTACCGTGAAACTATTCGCGGTACCACCGAAGTTGAAGGTAAGTTTGTTCGTCAATCTGGTGGTCGTGGTCAATATGGTCACGTATGGCTTAAGCTTGAGCCGTCAGAACCTGATGAAGGATTTGTCTTTGTTGACGAGATCGTTGGTGGTGTTATTCCTAAGGAATACATCAGTTCGGTATCGAAAGGTATCGAAGAACAAATGAATAACGGTGTGCTAGCTGGATATCCGATGCAGGATGTTAAAGCGACATTGTTTGATGGTTCTTACCACGATGTTGACTCAAACGAGATGGCGTTTAAAATCGCCGGATCGATGGCGTTTAAGAACGGTGCGCTTGAAGCAAACCCTATTATTCTTGAACCGCTAATGAAAGTTGAAGTAACTACTCCGGAAGATTGGATGGGAGATGTTGTTGGTGATTTAAACCGTCGACGTGGTCTCATAGGTGGTATGGATGATGGTCATGCTGGGCTAAAAATTATTCATGCTAAAGTTCCGCTTGCGGAGATGTTTGGTTACGCAACTGCCCTTCGTTCTGCAACACAAGGCCGTGCCTCATACTCTATGGAGTTTTCTGAGTACGCTGAAGTGTCAAAAAATGTGGCTGAGTCCATTATTGCAGAGCGCGGTTAA
- the tuf gene encoding elongation factor Tu — MSKEKFERTKPHVNVGTIGHVDHGKTTLTAAICTVLSKTYGGSARDFASIDNAPEERDRGITIATSHVEYDTPTRHYAHVDCPGHADYVKNMITGAAQMDGGILVVAATDGPMPQTREHILLGRQVGIPYIIVFMNKCDMVDDEELLELVEMEVRELLSEYDFPGDDLPVIQGSALGALNQEPQWEEKIVELAQALDDYIPEPQRAVDQPFLMPIEDVFSIQGRGTVVTGRVERGILKVGAEVQIVGMKDTTTTTCTGVEMFRKLLDEGRAGENVGALLRGTKRDDVERGQVLAAPGSITPHTKFESEVYVLSKDEGGRHTPFFKGYRPQFYFRTTDVTGDIQLPEGVEMVMPGDNVKMTVELIAPIAMDEGLRFAIREGGRTVGAGVVAKIEA; from the coding sequence GTGTCTAAAGAAAAATTTGAACGTACGAAACCGCACGTAAACGTTGGTACTATCGGCCACGTTGACCACGGTAAAACAACTCTAACAGCTGCTATCTGTACTGTACTGTCTAAAACTTACGGCGGTTCAGCACGTGACTTCGCGTCAATCGATAACGCTCCAGAAGAGCGCGATCGCGGTATCACAATCGCAACTTCACACGTAGAGTACGACACTCCAACTCGTCACTACGCACACGTTGACTGTCCAGGACACGCGGATTATGTGAAAAACATGATCACAGGTGCTGCACAGATGGACGGTGGTATCCTTGTAGTTGCTGCGACAGATGGCCCAATGCCACAAACTCGTGAGCACATCCTACTAGGCCGTCAGGTTGGTATTCCTTACATCATCGTATTCATGAACAAATGTGACATGGTTGATGATGAAGAGCTACTAGAACTAGTAGAAATGGAAGTTCGTGAACTTCTATCAGAATACGACTTCCCAGGCGATGACCTACCAGTAATTCAAGGTTCTGCACTAGGTGCATTGAACCAAGAACCACAGTGGGAAGAGAAGATTGTAGAACTAGCACAAGCGCTAGACGACTACATTCCAGAGCCACAACGTGCAGTAGACCAACCATTCCTAATGCCGATTGAAGACGTATTCTCAATCCAAGGTCGTGGTACAGTAGTAACAGGTCGTGTTGAACGTGGTATCCTAAAAGTAGGTGCTGAAGTTCAAATCGTTGGTATGAAAGATACAACAACAACGACTTGTACAGGTGTTGAAATGTTCCGTAAACTGCTTGACGAAGGTCGTGCAGGTGAGAACGTTGGTGCACTACTACGTGGTACAAAACGTGATGACGTAGAACGTGGTCAAGTACTAGCAGCGCCAGGTTCAATCACTCCGCATACTAAGTTCGAATCAGAAGTATACGTATTGTCAAAAGATGAAGGTGGTCGTCACACTCCATTCTTCAAAGGCTACCGTCCACAGTTCTACTTCCGTACAACTGACGTAACTGGTGATATCCAGTTGCCAGAAGGCGTAGAAATGGTAATGCCAGGCGATAACGTTAAAATGACTGTAGAGCTAATCGCACCAATCGCAATGGACGAAGGTCTACGTTTTGCGATTCGTGAAGGCGGCCGTACAGTAGGTGCTGGTGTTGTTGCTAAAATCGAAGCTTAA
- the zur gene encoding zinc uptake transcriptional repressor Zur yields MVIKLDNTQTQQIEEICAARGVRLTTQRKRVFELICASKKSFSAYELLEELKKSEPQAKPPTVYRALDFLMEQGFIHRVESTNSFISCGSCNGHEHFSHLLICDKCNNVIELQSDTLVSLLTNNAEQHGFQIQTHVIESHGICQACSSHPM; encoded by the coding sequence ATGGTGATTAAATTGGACAATACGCAAACCCAGCAAATAGAAGAGATATGCGCAGCAAGAGGCGTGCGTCTGACCACTCAAAGAAAACGAGTTTTTGAACTTATCTGTGCCAGTAAAAAATCTTTTAGTGCTTATGAGCTACTAGAAGAGCTAAAAAAGAGTGAGCCTCAGGCTAAACCACCCACAGTATATCGTGCATTAGACTTTTTGATGGAACAGGGTTTTATTCATCGAGTCGAATCGACGAATAGTTTTATCTCTTGTGGTTCGTGTAATGGACATGAGCATTTTTCACATCTTTTGATATGTGACAAATGCAATAACGTCATTGAGCTACAAAGTGATACTCTGGTATCTCTATTAACAAACAATGCGGAGCAACACGGCTTTCAGATTCAAACTCATGTCATCGAATCTCATGGGATCTGCCAAGCTTGCTCCTCTCATCCAATGTGA
- a CDS encoding chemotaxis protein CheX: MRAEFVNPFLASLMNVLKTMASLELKPQKPRLKKDEIARGDVSGLIGMVGSQTRGSMSITFDESLAIEIMENMLGERPNGINEEVTDMVGEITNMVTGGAKRILAESGFDFDMATPVVVAGRGHTIRHKCEGSIILMPFSSQWGNAFIEICFES, from the coding sequence ATGCGCGCTGAATTTGTTAACCCGTTTTTAGCATCGTTAATGAACGTTCTAAAAACCATGGCTTCTTTAGAGTTGAAGCCACAAAAACCTCGCCTGAAAAAAGACGAGATAGCTCGAGGTGACGTGTCTGGTTTAATCGGAATGGTCGGGTCACAAACGCGTGGTTCGATGTCGATTACATTCGATGAAAGTCTCGCGATTGAAATTATGGAGAATATGCTAGGCGAAAGACCTAACGGCATTAATGAAGAAGTGACCGATATGGTGGGTGAAATCACCAATATGGTTACAGGCGGTGCCAAACGTATTCTTGCTGAAAGTGGCTTTGATTTTGATATGGCAACCCCCGTTGTAGTTGCAGGTCGTGGCCATACCATTCGCCATAAGTGTGAAGGCTCTATTATTTTGATGCCGTTCTCTTCTCAATGGGGCAATGCGTTTATAGAAATCTGTTTCGAGTCTTAA
- the pgi gene encoding glucose-6-phosphate isomerase: MLKNTNPTQTAAWKALTAHFESAQDMDLSTLFAQDSERFNKFSANFGPDFFVDYSKNLINDETMKHLFALASEIDIKSAIHSMFSGEKINRTEDRAVLHTALRNRSNTPVMVDGKDVMPAVNDVLSKMKAFSERVISGEWKGYTGKAITDVVNIGIGGSDLGPYMVTEALIPYKNHLSMHFVSNVDGTHIEETLKELNPETTLFLVASKTFTTQETMTNAHTARDWFLKSAGDVAHVAKHFAALSTNAESVSEFGIDTNNMFEFWDWVGGRYSLWSAIGLSIILSIGYDNFVELLTGAHEMDQHFVDAPIEDNIPVILALIGVWYNNFHGSETEAILPYDQYLHRFAAYFQQGNMESNGKYVDRNGHPVTYQTGPIIWGEPGTNGQHAFYQLIHQGTKIIPCDFIAPAKTHNPTGDHHQKLMSNFFAQTEALAFGKSAETVTEELVKAGKSPAEIDELVPFKVFEGNRPTNSILLKEITPRSLGHLIAMYEHKIFVQGVIWNIFTFDQWGVELGKQLANQILPELESHDHVDSHDSSTNGLINTFKQLRS, from the coding sequence ATGCTGAAAAATACCAACCCTACACAAACAGCGGCTTGGAAAGCATTAACCGCGCATTTTGAAAGCGCGCAGGACATGGATCTAAGTACTTTGTTCGCACAAGATAGCGAACGTTTTAACAAGTTTTCGGCTAACTTTGGCCCAGATTTCTTCGTTGATTATTCTAAGAACTTAATCAATGACGAAACAATGAAGCATTTATTCGCACTCGCCAGCGAAATCGACATTAAAAGCGCGATCCATTCAATGTTCAGTGGTGAGAAAATCAACCGCACTGAAGATCGAGCGGTATTACATACCGCATTACGTAATCGCAGTAATACCCCGGTGATGGTGGATGGCAAAGACGTCATGCCGGCAGTCAATGACGTGTTAAGTAAAATGAAAGCATTTTCTGAACGCGTTATTTCTGGTGAATGGAAAGGCTACACAGGTAAAGCGATCACTGATGTTGTGAATATCGGTATTGGTGGCTCTGATCTTGGCCCATATATGGTGACAGAAGCGCTAATTCCTTACAAAAATCACCTTAGCATGCACTTTGTGTCGAACGTCGATGGCACACACATCGAAGAAACACTAAAAGAGCTAAACCCTGAAACAACGTTATTCTTAGTCGCATCAAAAACATTTACCACACAAGAAACCATGACGAATGCGCATACTGCGCGTGACTGGTTCTTAAAATCAGCAGGTGATGTTGCGCATGTCGCGAAACACTTCGCCGCATTATCAACGAATGCAGAGTCAGTATCTGAGTTTGGTATTGATACCAATAACATGTTTGAGTTCTGGGATTGGGTTGGCGGACGCTACTCGCTATGGTCGGCGATTGGCTTATCGATCATACTCTCTATTGGCTATGACAACTTTGTCGAGTTGCTCACTGGTGCTCATGAAATGGATCAGCATTTTGTGGATGCGCCAATTGAAGACAACATCCCAGTGATCCTAGCACTGATTGGTGTGTGGTATAACAACTTCCATGGTAGCGAAACAGAAGCAATTTTACCTTATGATCAATACCTGCATCGTTTTGCGGCTTATTTCCAGCAAGGTAATATGGAATCAAACGGTAAATACGTCGATCGCAATGGTCATCCTGTGACGTACCAAACAGGCCCGATTATTTGGGGTGAACCAGGTACGAATGGTCAGCACGCGTTTTATCAATTGATCCACCAAGGTACTAAGATAATCCCTTGTGATTTTATCGCTCCAGCGAAAACCCACAACCCAACAGGCGATCATCATCAGAAATTAATGTCTAACTTCTTTGCACAGACGGAAGCCTTAGCGTTTGGCAAATCGGCTGAAACCGTCACGGAAGAATTAGTTAAAGCGGGTAAATCACCAGCTGAGATTGACGAGCTGGTTCCTTTTAAAGTATTTGAAGGTAACCGTCCGACAAACTCGATTCTTTTGAAAGAGATTACTCCGCGTTCTCTTGGTCACTTGATCGCTATGTATGAACATAAGATCTTTGTGCAAGGTGTTATTTGGAATATCTTTACGTTCGACCAATGGGGCGTTGAGTTAGGTAAACAACTCGCGAACCAAATTTTGCCTGAGCTAGAAAGTCACGATCACGTTGATTCTCATGACTCATCAACGAATGGTTTGATTAATACGTTTAAGCAATTACGCAGTTAA